The Methanobacterium sp. BAmetb5 genome includes a region encoding these proteins:
- a CDS encoding winged helix-turn-helix domain-containing protein codes for MDYMFELYEQVKDDMKFFIASDVRAKILISLRSGSKNLADLRKEIHLSSSTILHGMNQLEQKNFIFRESGNYSLSQTGEVVANKLIDVMRSFYSLNLCEGLFLNHDISCIPPELFKDIGCLEKSFIVKSTSTNIMRPQEVFSEFLSKSRNFKQLTSVYNPSSIQTFLETLEKNGNVQLIMTEGILDKLVENVGEDKLGKWIKDGNLQLMKIDEDVKISLTTGDNFIAMGLFSTDGTYDLNIALISKGEEAISWGNRLFDHYMQKATPVKIGSEEIQDEIMVME; via the coding sequence ATGGATTATATGTTTGAACTATACGAGCAAGTAAAGGATGATATGAAATTTTTCATAGCCTCGGACGTCCGGGCAAAGATATTAATCAGTTTAAGGAGCGGATCCAAGAATCTGGCAGATCTACGTAAGGAGATCCATCTAAGTTCCTCTACTATTCTGCACGGAATGAACCAGCTGGAGCAGAAAAATTTCATCTTCCGAGAATCAGGAAACTACTCCCTGTCCCAGACTGGAGAAGTGGTAGCCAACAAGTTAATTGATGTAATGAGGTCTTTCTACTCCTTGAACCTGTGTGAAGGCCTATTCCTTAACCATGACATCAGTTGCATCCCCCCAGAACTCTTCAAGGACATAGGTTGCCTGGAAAAATCATTCATTGTGAAATCAACTAGCACCAATATAATGAGGCCACAGGAAGTCTTTTCAGAGTTTTTATCCAAAAGCCGGAACTTTAAACAACTCACTTCAGTGTACAACCCCTCCAGTATCCAAACATTCCTGGAAACACTGGAGAAAAACGGAAATGTTCAGCTTATCATGACCGAAGGAATTCTGGATAAACTGGTGGAAAATGTGGGGGAAGATAAACTGGGAAAATGGATAAAGGATGGTAATCTGCAGTTGATGAAAATTGATGAAGATGTAAAAATCTCACTAACCACCGGAGACAATTTCATTGCAATGGGATTATTCTCAACTGACGGAACCTACGATCTCAACATAGCTCTGATCAGCAAGGGTGAAGAAGCCATTTCCTGGGGTAACCGGTTATTTGATCATTATATGCAAAAAGCAACCCCAGTGAAGATTGGCTCCGAGGAAATACAGGACGAGATTATGGTCATGGAGTAA
- the tsaA gene encoding tRNA (N6-threonylcarbamoyladenosine(37)-N6)-methyltransferase TrmO, with the protein MNPVQYNPIGIIHSPFKELHGMPIQPVGARGVKGQIEIDKKYESGLKDLDGFSHILLIYHFHLCNGHSLEVKPFLDKVKHGIFATRAPKRPNPIGVSVVRLEKIEGTTLHISNVDVVDGTPLLDIKPYIPHFDREEGEDVSIGWFEDKHHEAKDKKSDKRFVD; encoded by the coding sequence ATGAACCCAGTACAGTACAATCCCATTGGAATAATACATTCTCCCTTCAAGGAACTCCACGGAATGCCTATACAGCCGGTTGGTGCCCGGGGAGTCAAGGGACAGATAGAAATCGATAAAAAATACGAATCTGGATTAAAAGATTTGGATGGGTTTTCCCACATTCTGCTCATCTATCACTTCCATCTCTGTAATGGCCATTCCTTGGAAGTAAAACCCTTTTTGGATAAGGTAAAACATGGAATATTCGCCACAAGAGCTCCTAAACGACCGAATCCCATTGGCGTTTCGGTGGTTCGCCTGGAAAAGATTGAAGGAACCACCCTACATATCAGTAACGTGGACGTGGTGGATGGAACACCTCTTCTGGATATAAAACCTTACATTCCTCATTTTGACCGAGAAGAAGGTGAAGACGTGTCCATAGGCTGGTTTGAGGACAAACACCACGAAGCCAAGGACAAAAAATCAGATAAACGCTTTGTTGATTAA
- a CDS encoding methanogenesis marker 8 protein → MDEHVMEALGKAKVIIRDGKVVEVEEPQVDYCPLFHKYRGIEKITPQIIKENMEFRINDFGMCTNQRELKMADFLSFGISEILGTLLDEEIIQCAIIVCEGCGTVIVEDPELAQGIGGRVSGIISTSPLTALINSVGREKVLNPENAEIDQVKGVLKAIDEGYTKIGVTIASADDAKRIREIESKQEGVEIYIFAVHTTATSYEDAEVLFEHADVITACASLQIRNLAAEKNAFSVGASIPIYAASNEGEKFLKLRIEKIGGIKEKKDAKIPDPLI, encoded by the coding sequence ATGGATGAGCATGTAATGGAGGCTTTGGGAAAGGCAAAAGTAATTATAAGGGATGGTAAGGTAGTGGAAGTGGAAGAACCTCAAGTTGACTACTGTCCCCTGTTCCATAAATACCGGGGAATAGAAAAAATCACTCCCCAAATAATTAAAGAAAACATGGAGTTCCGTATCAATGATTTTGGTATGTGTACCAACCAGAGAGAATTGAAAATGGCAGATTTTCTATCCTTTGGAATATCAGAGATACTGGGTACTTTACTGGATGAGGAAATCATCCAATGTGCGATAATCGTATGCGAAGGTTGTGGCACGGTGATAGTCGAAGATCCAGAACTGGCACAGGGGATAGGGGGCAGAGTTTCTGGAATTATCAGTACTAGCCCCCTAACTGCATTAATCAACAGTGTAGGTCGGGAGAAAGTATTAAATCCAGAAAATGCGGAAATTGATCAGGTAAAGGGTGTTTTAAAAGCTATTGATGAGGGATACACTAAAATCGGCGTGACTATTGCTTCTGCAGATGACGCCAAAAGAATCAGGGAAATTGAAAGCAAGCAGGAAGGCGTGGAGATCTATATTTTTGCAGTCCACACCACGGCTACTTCTTACGAAGATGCGGAGGTTTTGTTTGAGCATGCTGATGTGATCACGGCGTGTGCTTCACTCCAGATAAGAAATCTCGCTGCAGAGAAGAATGCATTTTCAGTGGGGGCTTCAATACCAATTTATGCAGCAAGTAATGAGGGGGAAAAATTCCTTAAACTTAGAATAGAAAAGATAGGGGGAATAAAGGAGAAAAAAGATGCTAAAATACCTGATCCTTTAATTTAA
- a CDS encoding DUF128 domain-containing protein: protein MPQETDRKMMEILRILADRSEVLGAKTIAEELRKKGYDLGERAVRYHMRILDEKGFTERIGYAGRRITSEGIKELEKGLIYDQVDFIFAKFEDMMYQTTLNPTTGQGKVVVNSSTFQNDKEIMGIITSVFSKGIAVSPYVKITPSSETDESKITMETICGTTIDGLLLKAGIPVVPRYGGLVEVKNNIPQTFTELIAYKKTSMTPLEAFTDREMTSVLEVIESGSGDIPANFRLIPATAREKAIKLFDALQKIGVSGLLKIGKPGESILGIPIDKDMVGIAVIGGISPLCAAKEAGYDVNIKMAENTVEFSEMESLTTPQNIIKKSGGKTGKKVKFLLSKAWNLINEVDFDPETQQGKVIVNISYLEEENLEEGLKVFDQVMASRPEYCSSKYFQIVPGPQGKKGLATVCSLTIDGILTKKGIASTPQYGGILETEGKSPRFIELTAYNGSSLDPHEIYLSKGLTSINKSLKKGGRVLASLREIPYVARPETLDILDETEESGFSILKVGKPSELVYNAKVDRYHVGIVAPGGLNPIAAIKEAGISVDAKAVETLMDISEMEEF from the coding sequence ATGCCACAGGAAACTGATCGTAAAATGATGGAAATCCTGAGGATCCTGGCAGACAGAAGCGAGGTCTTGGGCGCAAAAACCATAGCTGAAGAGCTTCGTAAAAAAGGATACGACCTTGGTGAAAGAGCAGTAAGATACCACATGCGTATTTTAGATGAAAAAGGGTTCACCGAGAGGATAGGATATGCTGGAAGGCGAATAACATCAGAAGGTATTAAAGAGCTCGAAAAAGGCCTTATCTACGATCAGGTGGATTTTATTTTCGCCAAATTTGAAGATATGATGTACCAGACCACCCTGAATCCCACTACCGGACAGGGAAAAGTGGTGGTTAACTCCTCCACTTTCCAGAATGATAAAGAGATAATGGGCATTATTACCAGTGTTTTTAGTAAGGGGATAGCAGTAAGCCCTTACGTCAAAATCACCCCCTCCAGTGAAACTGATGAAAGTAAGATAACCATGGAAACCATCTGTGGGACCACCATAGATGGTTTGCTGCTTAAAGCAGGTATTCCCGTTGTACCCCGATATGGAGGGTTGGTGGAAGTTAAAAATAACATACCCCAAACCTTCACCGAACTTATTGCTTATAAAAAGACCTCCATGACACCCTTAGAGGCCTTCACTGACCGTGAAATGACTTCTGTGCTGGAAGTTATTGAATCTGGAAGTGGAGATATTCCCGCTAACTTCAGACTGATACCGGCCACTGCCCGGGAAAAAGCCATTAAATTATTCGATGCTCTCCAAAAAATAGGAGTTTCCGGACTGTTGAAGATTGGTAAACCCGGGGAATCTATTCTCGGCATCCCCATAGATAAAGACATGGTGGGCATCGCCGTGATCGGGGGAATTTCACCCCTGTGTGCTGCCAAAGAAGCAGGTTATGACGTTAACATTAAAATGGCCGAAAATACAGTGGAATTCTCAGAAATGGAATCATTGACCACCCCCCAAAATATAATCAAAAAAAGTGGGGGTAAAACTGGCAAAAAGGTTAAATTCCTCCTTTCAAAGGCATGGAACCTTATAAACGAAGTAGACTTTGATCCAGAAACCCAACAGGGAAAAGTAATTGTAAACATTTCCTATCTAGAGGAGGAAAATCTGGAGGAAGGTCTCAAGGTATTCGACCAGGTTATGGCCTCTCGCCCGGAATACTGCTCCAGCAAATACTTCCAGATAGTTCCCGGACCCCAAGGAAAGAAGGGCCTGGCCACAGTGTGCAGCCTGACCATCGATGGAATACTCACCAAAAAGGGTATTGCCTCCACCCCCCAGTACGGAGGAATACTGGAAACTGAAGGTAAATCCCCCCGATTCATCGAACTCACTGCCTACAATGGATCATCCCTTGATCCCCACGAAATATACCTATCTAAGGGATTAACCTCAATAAATAAGTCTTTGAAAAAGGGAGGCCGAGTTTTAGCAAGTTTGAGGGAGATACCATACGTTGCCCGGCCGGAAACCCTTGACATCCTGGATGAAACCGAAGAATCTGGTTTTTCCATCTTAAAAGTAGGTAAACCCAGCGAACTGGTTTACAACGCGAAGGTAGACCGTTACCATGTGGGTATAGTCGCACCAGGGGGTTTGAATCCAATAGCCGCTATTAAAGAAGCAGGGATTTCTGTGGACGCCAAGGCCGTGGAAACTCTTATGGATATATCCGAGATGGAAGAGTTTTAG
- a CDS encoding DUF2769 domain-containing protein, producing the protein MDRFELIMEKMSEMSEEQLNSLIDMQKKRICICRSCPTYNQCMTENSESLFCFLGKSQCEVDPAECICSTCPAHDNFQLKHELYCLKGSEEEQRGKS; encoded by the coding sequence TTGGATAGATTTGAACTAATCATGGAAAAAATGTCAGAAATGTCAGAAGAACAGTTAAACTCATTAATTGACATGCAAAAGAAGAGGATCTGCATATGCCGTAGTTGTCCCACTTATAATCAGTGTATGACGGAAAATAGTGAATCTTTATTTTGTTTTTTAGGTAAAAGCCAATGTGAAGTTGATCCCGCAGAATGTATATGTTCCACCTGCCCGGCTCATGATAACTTCCAGCTTAAACATGAATTGTATTGTTTAAAGGGTTCGGAAGAGGAACAGCGGGGTAAATCTTAG
- a CDS encoding HPP family protein: MIEKLHAKDIMIQEVHVTSPTDLVAAAKLKMMRCNVGGLPVVEEQHLVGIITHRDVLLAGGESLGLKVGDLMSKDLQVVEKDTPVMVITRIMADKGFQRIPVVEDGNLVGLITQSSLIRALADSGES, encoded by the coding sequence ATGATAGAAAAACTGCATGCTAAGGATATCATGATCCAAGAGGTGCATGTTACCTCCCCCACGGACCTGGTTGCTGCTGCCAAACTGAAGATGATGCGCTGCAATGTGGGGGGCCTGCCCGTAGTTGAAGAACAACATCTGGTAGGGATAATAACCCATCGAGACGTTTTACTTGCTGGAGGTGAATCTCTGGGTTTGAAGGTGGGTGATTTAATGAGCAAAGACCTTCAGGTTGTGGAAAAGGACACCCCAGTCATGGTTATCACCCGGATAATGGCAGATAAAGGTTTTCAAAGAATTCCAGTGGTGGAGGATGGCAATTTAGTGGGACTGATAACTCAGAGCTCACTTATCCGTGCACTGGCTGATTCCGGAGAAAGTTAG
- a CDS encoding glutaredoxin family protein, which translates to MLMEHVDGENKGKTVLFALSTCGWCKKTRMLLEDLGVEYDYIYVDLLHGDERKEAIENVEKWNPKLSFPTLVINDEETIVGFNEDKVREILG; encoded by the coding sequence ATGTTAATGGAACACGTTGATGGTGAAAACAAAGGTAAAACAGTCCTTTTTGCCTTAAGTACTTGCGGTTGGTGCAAAAAGACACGAATGCTCCTGGAAGATTTAGGAGTGGAATATGATTATATTTACGTGGACCTACTGCACGGTGATGAAAGAAAAGAAGCAATTGAGAACGTGGAAAAATGGAATCCCAAACTTTCATTCCCTACTCTGGTGATAAATGATGAAGAAACCATTGTGGGATTTAATGAAGATAAAGTAAGGGAGATATTGGGATGA
- a CDS encoding ferredoxin-thioredoxin reductase catalytic domain-containing protein, translated as MNSTDITVEDVNAFYKKLKEETEPKGYHLNPDEMFTKELLESILINQSRYGYGACPCRLASGIKEEDLDIICPCDYRDPDLNEFGACYCGLYISKEILNGEKKLSSIPERRPGPLERRSLEKYTEKEDLSSLSFPVWRCRVCGYLCAREEPPETCPICNVGKERFERFI; from the coding sequence ATGAATTCAACTGATATCACTGTTGAAGACGTAAATGCTTTTTATAAAAAGTTAAAAGAAGAAACTGAGCCTAAGGGATATCATTTAAACCCTGATGAGATGTTCACCAAGGAACTCCTGGAAAGCATCCTCATTAACCAGTCACGTTATGGTTATGGGGCCTGTCCCTGTCGCCTGGCGTCTGGAATCAAAGAAGAAGACTTGGACATAATTTGTCCCTGTGATTACCGTGATCCAGACCTGAACGAGTTTGGCGCATGTTACTGTGGACTTTATATCTCCAAAGAAATTCTTAATGGTGAAAAAAAACTAAGTTCCATACCTGAAAGAAGACCCGGACCTCTAGAACGCCGATCCCTGGAAAAATATACAGAAAAAGAAGATTTAAGTTCTTTGTCTTTTCCAGTGTGGAGATGTAGAGTTTGTGGATATTTATGTGCTCGTGAGGAGCCTCCTGAGACATGTCCCATATGTAATGTGGGAAAAGAGAGATTTGAAAGGTTTATTTAA
- a CDS encoding HesA/MoeB/ThiF family protein: MPENNNEKIYWEILDRQKGIIGKEEQLDILNSSVTVIGCGGIGGATTEMLARMGVGKLKIVDKDVFEISNINRQLMSNLKSIGTPKTQATKERLQSINPNIEVETFNTELNEKNVTEILTGSQVVIDALDNILTRIIVGRSAEALNIPFIHGAIHGTMGQITVFNNSTPSYEELFKLPSQGKELTEKIISQISNLSKEVPPVLGPVPNIVGCLQAMEAVKLITRKGTPIMAPCVLIFDLMKEEAFSIVRF, from the coding sequence ATGCCTGAAAACAACAATGAAAAAATTTATTGGGAAATATTAGACCGGCAAAAGGGAATCATCGGCAAAGAGGAACAGTTAGATATTTTAAACTCCTCAGTTACCGTTATCGGCTGTGGAGGAATAGGAGGGGCCACAACCGAGATGCTAGCCCGAATGGGAGTTGGAAAACTCAAAATAGTGGACAAAGATGTCTTTGAAATATCTAACATTAATCGACAGCTCATGAGCAACCTGAAAAGTATCGGTACACCCAAAACACAGGCAACTAAAGAAAGACTCCAATCCATCAATCCAAACATTGAAGTTGAAACCTTCAACACTGAATTAAATGAGAAAAATGTCACAGAAATTTTAACCGGAAGCCAGGTGGTGATTGATGCCCTGGACAATATTTTAACCCGGATAATCGTGGGGCGCAGTGCAGAAGCGCTCAACATACCATTCATACACGGAGCTATACACGGAACTATGGGCCAAATTACTGTTTTTAATAATTCAACTCCTTCATACGAAGAATTATTCAAATTACCTTCACAAGGGAAAGAATTAACTGAAAAAATCATTTCCCAGATCTCAAATCTTAGTAAAGAGGTTCCACCAGTCCTGGGACCGGTTCCCAACATCGTAGGCTGCCTGCAAGCCATGGAAGCCGTTAAACTAATTACCAGGAAAGGTACCCCTATAATGGCCCCCTGCGTGTTAATATTTGATTTAATGAAAGAAGAAGCTTTTTCAATAGTTAGATTTTAG
- the thiC gene encoding phosphomethylpyrimidine synthase has translation MTQLYQAGQGQPTDEIRKVAEYEGIDVQKLTRRVAKGHVVIPSNKNRNTKPCGVGKGLRTKINANLGSSPELENVQLEVKKAKIAAEYGADALMDLSTGPKFRQVRQAIMEATDIPLGTVPIYQAGITASDAKKAVVNMDEDDMFRAIEEQAREGVDFMTVHSGITLDTVEKVKNSERIMGVVSRGGAFLTAWILHNQEENPLYKNYDYLLEIAREHDVTLSLGDGLRPGCLADASDIPQMGELLILGDLVKRAREADVQVMVEGPGHVPLNQVEANMQIQKTVCKGAPFYVLGPIVTDLAPGYDHITSAIGGALAARSGADFLCYVTPAEHLSIPGLQDVKEGVVASKIAAQAADVANGLKSAWDKEMEMAHARKDFQWEKQYQLAFDPEKARKCRERRPTAESDMCTMCGEFCALRMVRDNI, from the coding sequence GTGACTCAGTTGTATCAGGCTGGCCAGGGCCAGCCCACAGATGAAATACGAAAAGTAGCAGAATACGAAGGCATAGACGTTCAAAAACTCACCAGAAGAGTTGCTAAAGGTCATGTGGTGATTCCCAGCAACAAGAACCGGAACACCAAACCCTGTGGTGTGGGTAAGGGACTCCGTACCAAGATAAACGCCAACCTGGGTTCTTCCCCGGAACTGGAGAATGTGCAGTTAGAAGTTAAAAAGGCTAAAATTGCCGCTGAATACGGTGCAGATGCATTGATGGACCTCTCCACTGGACCTAAATTTCGCCAGGTGCGGCAGGCGATAATGGAAGCCACGGACATTCCTCTGGGGACAGTACCCATATACCAGGCCGGGATCACAGCTTCTGATGCGAAAAAAGCAGTGGTGAACATGGATGAAGATGACATGTTCCGGGCTATAGAAGAACAGGCCCGGGAGGGCGTGGATTTCATGACAGTGCACAGTGGCATCACTCTGGACACTGTGGAAAAAGTTAAAAATTCAGAAAGGATCATGGGTGTGGTGAGCCGTGGGGGAGCTTTCCTGACTGCCTGGATACTCCACAACCAGGAAGAAAACCCTTTATACAAAAATTATGATTACCTCTTAGAGATTGCCCGGGAACACGATGTCACCCTCTCCCTGGGTGATGGGCTCCGGCCCGGTTGTCTGGCCGATGCCTCCGACATACCCCAGATGGGGGAACTCCTCATACTGGGAGACCTGGTTAAACGTGCCCGGGAAGCAGATGTGCAGGTTATGGTGGAAGGACCCGGACACGTACCCCTGAATCAGGTGGAAGCCAACATGCAGATACAGAAAACAGTCTGTAAAGGGGCCCCATTCTATGTTTTGGGTCCAATAGTAACTGATCTGGCTCCAGGCTATGATCACATAACTTCCGCTATTGGGGGAGCACTGGCAGCTCGTTCCGGGGCGGATTTCCTGTGTTACGTCACCCCTGCAGAACACCTGTCTATACCAGGATTACAGGACGTTAAAGAGGGCGTAGTGGCTTCTAAAATAGCTGCACAGGCTGCAGATGTTGCCAATGGTCTTAAAAGTGCTTGGGATAAAGAAATGGAAATGGCCCATGCCCGGAAAGATTTCCAGTGGGAAAAACAGTACCAGCTAGCATTTGACCCGGAAAAAGCAAGAAAATGTCGTGAAAGGAGGCCTACGGCTGAAAGTGATATGTGTACCATGTGTGGTGAGTTCTGCGCTTTGAGAATGGTACGGGATAATATCTAA
- the glnA gene encoding type I glutamate--ammonia ligase: MQDKIGKVIENIEKCGTKFVRLQFVDIHGTPKNMAIPLVKPDDMEDIIKDGLLFDGSSVEGFVDINDSDLVIKPDPDTFSSLPWRPEEKGVCRFICDIYWPDGTPFEGDPRYILRKTLKKAEKMGYEYNVGPEPEFFIVDVDEEGRIYPHDDGVYFDVEPVDQGTDMRRELVLGLEELNFEVEVSHHEVGPGQHEIDFKFDNALKTADAVITFKQAIKAIADNLGSMVTFMPKPFFGVNGSGMHCHQSLFKDGENVFYDPDTENQLSEEALYFTGGLLKHSKALSAIVAPSVNSYKRLVPGYEAPVYIAYGLRNRSTLVRIPASRGNGTRVEFRCPDPSCNPYLAFAAMLEAGLDGMENQIHPGEPTEIDVFNLSTEELAPLGIDVLPSSLWEAYHALEKDSVIKASLGDHVYNQFYALKRKEWDDYRIQVFQYEVNKYLQI; this comes from the coding sequence TTGCAAGATAAAATAGGAAAAGTTATTGAAAATATTGAAAAATGCGGCACTAAATTTGTAAGGCTGCAATTCGTGGACATACACGGGACCCCCAAAAACATGGCCATTCCCCTGGTAAAACCAGACGACATGGAAGATATTATTAAAGACGGATTATTATTCGACGGTTCATCAGTGGAAGGATTCGTGGACATCAACGACAGTGACCTGGTTATTAAACCAGACCCTGACACATTCTCCTCCCTCCCCTGGAGGCCTGAAGAGAAAGGAGTCTGCAGGTTCATCTGTGACATCTACTGGCCCGATGGAACTCCCTTCGAAGGAGACCCCCGATACATACTAAGGAAAACCCTGAAAAAAGCCGAAAAAATGGGTTACGAATACAACGTGGGGCCGGAACCAGAGTTCTTCATAGTGGATGTGGATGAAGAAGGAAGAATTTATCCCCATGATGACGGTGTATACTTCGATGTGGAACCAGTAGACCAGGGAACTGACATGAGAAGAGAACTGGTCCTGGGATTGGAAGAACTGAACTTCGAAGTGGAAGTAAGCCACCACGAAGTCGGCCCTGGACAGCACGAAATCGACTTTAAATTCGACAACGCCCTAAAAACTGCAGATGCAGTAATCACCTTTAAACAGGCAATCAAAGCCATAGCGGACAATTTAGGCTCAATGGTCACCTTCATGCCCAAACCATTCTTCGGAGTGAATGGTAGCGGAATGCACTGCCACCAGAGCCTGTTCAAAGATGGTGAAAACGTGTTCTACGACCCGGACACCGAAAACCAGCTTTCCGAGGAAGCATTGTACTTCACCGGAGGATTACTCAAACACTCCAAAGCACTGTCCGCCATTGTGGCTCCTTCAGTTAACTCCTACAAACGACTGGTACCAGGATACGAAGCGCCAGTGTACATAGCCTACGGACTCCGTAACCGGTCCACCCTGGTCCGAATTCCAGCATCACGTGGTAATGGAACCCGTGTGGAATTCAGATGCCCGGACCCATCCTGTAACCCCTACCTGGCCTTCGCCGCCATGTTAGAAGCAGGTTTAGATGGTATGGAAAACCAGATCCACCCGGGAGAACCAACTGAAATCGATGTATTCAACTTAAGCACGGAAGAACTGGCACCCCTGGGTATTGATGTCCTGCCTTCCAGTCTATGGGAAGCATACCACGCCCTGGAAAAGGATTCAGTGATTAAAGCATCCCTAGGAGACCATGTCTATAACCAGTTCTATGCTTTAAAAAGAAAAGAATGGGATGACTACCGGATTCAGGTATTCCAGTACGAAGTTAACAAATACCTGCAGATCTAA